The Natrinema pellirubrum DSM 15624 region CCTGGAAGCCCTCGGCCTCGAGCGCGGAGACGAGGTACTTCGCGGAGTCGTCTTTTGGAACGGCGGCCGGTGCAGTCTGGAACGTACGGCAGAGTCGGATGTCGTCAGTCATGTGTTCGTATCTGAGTTCGTGATTGTCCGCGGTCGTTTGTGATAATCGATCGTGTTAGTTAGAACGCTTTCGGATCTCGGCCGTCCGCGTCCCCGAGTAGACGGGTTCGTCGTTCTGGTTGAACGCGATGTGCTGGAACCGGACGGTGCCGGCCGCGTCGCTCGAGGCGTCGTCCTCGGCCTCAAGGACGCGGGTGAAGGCGTAGACGGTGTCGCCGACGGCGACGAACGTGTGGAAGGATTCGTCGTCGAAGCCGACCTCGCGCCACGTTTGCTCGTCCGAGCGAGCATGGCCGAGTGCCGTCGACCGGGTCACGTCGCCGTAGGTGACGATGTTGCCCGACGGCGAGTCGGACATGACGTCGACGTTGTGGTGCTGTTTGGCGGTGTTGAGCGTCGACAGCGGCAGCGAGGCGACGGTCACGTCGTCCTGCGTGCGACCGCGCTCGTGGCGGTAGGCGACGGCGGCGTTCTCGTCGTCGGCGTCCTCGAGGGCCGCGACGAAGTCCTCGAAGTAGCCCCCTTCGGGTGCGATGAACTCGTCGGGGAGTGTGGGTTCGTCCTCGTCTTCGGCGGCCGCAGCGCCGCTCCCGTCCGTGGCCATCGGCTCGCGGCGCGGGATCATGTTCGTCCGCTCGTAGGAACAGAGGACGTCACCGGTCTCGGCGTCGGTGCCGCGGGTGCGCCAGGAGACGATGCCGTACTCCGGTCGGGAACTCGAGGTCGCCGTGTTGACGACCTCGCTCTCGACGTGGAGTTCGGTGCCCGTGTAGACGGGTGCCTCGGGGAATC contains the following coding sequences:
- the mch gene encoding 2-methylfumaryl-CoA hydratase, whose protein sequence is MTDWTDPDTFAQALEEVETKEKGNCFEDFEEGDIIEHDPGLTLTQFGNEQWMSQTLNHDPAYWRSDAAAARGFDEPPVHPDYLTAATLGITVEDLSEKGGYFLGRTDVRFPEAPVYTGTELHVESEVVNTATSSSRPEYGIVSWRTRGTDAETGDVLCSYERTNMIPRREPMATDGSGAAAAEDEDEPTLPDEFIAPEGGYFEDFVAALEDADDENAAVAYRHERGRTQDDVTVASLPLSTLNTAKQHHNVDVMSDSPSGNIVTYGDVTRSTALGHARSDEQTWREVGFDDESFHTFVAVGDTVYAFTRVLEAEDDASSDAAGTVRFQHIAFNQNDEPVYSGTRTAEIRKRSN